A single window of Neurospora crassa OR74A linkage group VII, whole genome shotgun sequence DNA harbors:
- a CDS encoding CCC1, translated as MTSSPETSPLLGPRPTTADLPPSEYEPHKTRPGSIRSLRSCLTSSSITATAAAGPCPRQQLPSKPSDSASSSSSSKKSNTFDGLFRDIILGFSDGLTVPFALTAGLSTLGSTKLVIMGGLAELFSGMISMGLGAYLAGVTERQHWEAEHARKAWEVSNLPQLEQSEILAILEDEYGVSRATAAALVQDLCRKGNEENLVRFLMDLQVRMMEPDLNRAWVSAGVMGLSYFVGGLIPMLPYFFMERAREALWVSVVITALILLGFGFVKNWVTIRTREAGVWGAVQTLIIGALAAGTSYAIVRLLDSDH; from the coding sequence ATGACTTCATCACCAGAAACATCGCCACTCCTCGGCCCTAGACCTACAACAGCCGACCTGCCCCCCTCAGAATATGAACCACACAAAACCCGGCCCGGCTCAATTCGCAGCCTGCGTTCCTGCCTCACCAGCTCCTCCATCAcagccaccgccgccgccgggccGTGTCCGCGCCAACAACTGCCGTCTAAGCCTTCCGAcagcgcctcctcctcgtcgtcgtccaaaAAATCCAACACCTTTGACGGCCTTTTCCGGGACATCATCCTCGGCTTCTCCGACGGCCTTACGGTCCCCTTTGCCCTAACCGCCGGTCTTTCCACGTTGGGATCCACGAAACTGGTCATCATGGGCGGCCTAGCCGAGTTGTTCTCGGGGATGATCAGCATGGGCTTGGGCGCCTACTTGGCGGGCGTGACGGAGCGACAGCACTGGGAGGCGGAGCATGCGCGCAAAGCGTGGGAGGTGTCGAACCTGCCGCAGCTGGAGCAGTCGGAAATTTTGGCTATTCTGGAGGACGAATATGGGGTGTCGCGCGCCACGGCGGCAGCGCTGGTGCAGGATCTGTGTCGAAAGGGGAACGAAGAGAATCTGGTGCGGTTTTTGATGGATCTACAGGTGCGCATGATGGAGCCGGACCTCAATCGGGCGTGGGTCAGTGCTGGAGTGATGGGCCTTAGTTATTTTGTGGGTGGTCTGATTCCGATGCTGCCGTATTTTTTTATGGAGAGAGCGAGGGAGGCGTTGTGGGTGTCGGTGGTGATCACGGCGTTGATCTTGCTTGGGTTTGGCTTTGTCAAGAATTGGGTGACGATTAGGACGAGGGAGGCCGGGGTTTGGGGAGCGGTGCAGACGTTGATTATTGGGGCGTTGGCGGCGGGGACGAGCTATGCGATTGTGAGGTTGTTGGATTCGGACCATTAG
- a CDS encoding cytochrome P450 2C30 translates to METSNLTLLLLYLAIPSLLISAVQQILSWRKRTALVGSSGSKAKFPGPRQFPIVGRIHDLPRFSLWLKFKEWADEFGPIYTTSVPDATFVIISDEKIAEELLVKRGHIYSGRPQIRSLIGHKEGVVYSALMDRHDTWKSQRKWAHAAMAAAYKHHFYGHVESEMRRFLVVLLFDPDRFLDHTREYCGRVMSRLAWDDATQGRLNGESADKTLHCMSVSGPITNTMTPLWSLPASINPWYKYEVKREAELRQWWLGLFRKAKERMRKGELPSDTWAYRYFEQMVQDTAPSMPATARAPGPDVKNAERSPSTAAQEEAYEKKDALDQPEKDETFASCMIGFLNLVGVVTISGPLKFFQMAMALHPEWQHKAQAEIDEVCGDRMPTMKDFDKLPILRACLKETVRWRSGVPLGVPHQAERDDEFRGVKIKKGTIVLACEWTLNRNPQKYPDPETYNPARYLDPSYPTFQAPLTRYPNFREGSSMHSFGWGRRTCLGQNIVDDEMFVFGAALLWAFEVTPKTCPVTGKEVPIDTHKTNSHVILEPVDFQLGYKVREGKKELILEGGKEFFGKV, encoded by the exons ATGGAGACATCCAACCTTACGCTCTTACTCCTCTACCTCGCCATCCCGTCTCTCCTGATATCCGCCGTGCAGCAAATCTTATCATGGCGTAAGAGGACTGCCTTAGTGGGATCTTCGGGGAGCAAAGCCAAGTTCCCCGGCCCGCGCCAGTTTCCCATTGTTGGACGCATCCACGACCTGCCACGCTTCTCGCTTTGGCTCAAGTTTAAGGAGTGGGCAGACGAGTTTGGCCCCATCTATACGACTTCGGTCCCGGACGCCACCTTTGTCATCATATCAGATGAAAAGATTGCCGAGGAGCTCTTGGTAAAACGGGGACACATCTATTCCGGACGGCCGCAGATCCGGAGCTTGATTGGCCATAAAGAGGGAGTGGTTTACAGTGCTTTGATGGATCGTCATG ACACCTGGAAATCTCAACGCAAATGGGCTCACGCCGCCATGGCCGCTGCCTACAAGCACCACTTCTACGGGCACGTTGAGTCGGAGATGCGCCGCTTCCTGGTCGTGCTGCTTTTCGATCCGGATCGCTTCCTTGACCATACGCGCGAGTACTGTGGTCGTGTCATGAGCCGCCTAGCCTGGGACGACGCCACGCAGGGCCGCCTGAACGGGGAGAGCGCCGACAAGACTCTACATTGCATGTCCGTCTCAGgacccatcaccaacaccatgaCGCCATTGTGGTCTTTGCCGGCCAGCATTAACCCATGGTACAAGTACGAAGTCAAGAGAGAGGCCGAGTTGAGGCAATGGTGGTTGGGCCTGTTTAGGAAGGCTAAAGAGAGAATGAGGAAGGGTGAACTACCAAGCGATACGTGGGCGTATAGGTATTTCGAGCAGATGGTGCAGGATACGGCGCCATCGATGCCTGCCACCGCCAGAGCCCCCGGTCCAGATGTCAAGAACGCCGAGAGGTCCCCTTCCACAGCGGCTCAGGAAGAGGCATACGAGAAGAAAGACGCACTCGACCAACCCGAAAAAGACGAGACCTTTGCCTCGTGCATGATAGGcttcctcaacctcgtcggcgtcgtcaCCATCTCGGGCCCACTCAAGTTCTTCCAGATGGCCATGGCTCTGCACCCGGAGTGGCAACACAAGGCGCAAGCAGAGATTGACGAGGTGTGCGGTGACCGGATGCCGACCATGAAAGACTTTGATAAGCTTCCCATTCTCCGAGCCTGCCTGAAGGAGACGGTCAGATGGAGGAGCGGAGTCCCACTTGGCGTACCACATCAGGCGGAGAGGGATGATGAGTTTAGGGGCgtcaagatcaagaagggcaCGATCGTTCTTGCTTGTGAATG GACCCTCAACCGCAATCCCCAGAAATACCCAGACCCAGAAACGTATAACCCAGCCCGCTACCTTGACCCTTCCTATCCAACTTTCCAGGCCCCCCTCACGCGCTACCCCAACTTCCGCGAGGGATCCTCCATGCACTCGTTCGGCTGGGGCAGGCGCACCTGTCTCGGGCAGAACATTGTCGATGACGAGATGTTTGTTTTTGGCGCGGCGCTTCTGTGGGCATTTGAGGTTACCCCAAAGACATGTCCAGTCACAGGCAAGGAGGTGCCGATTGACACGCACAAGACGAATAGTCATGTCATTTTGGAGCCGGTTGATTTCCAGCTGGGCTATAAGGTGagagaggggaagaaggagttgATCCTagaagggggaaaggagTTTTTTGGTaaagtgtag
- the gh13-6 gene encoding Amy1, whose product MSAFLGLVPQYPSPTLEPPPPYGGTSSQLRPLRHRRPATSLPSTYTPYPPDAPCPPNRTMVQGFEWYCPPDFQHWRRLTKIIPTLAQLGITQIWIPPACKASWKTGNGYDIYDLYDLGEFEQKGSRKTKWGGKEELQQLVAVGAQYGVSVLFDAVLNHKAAADFKEPVLARRVNPKDRRVVLDRKPTEIEAWTGYDFPGRQGMYSPLRWSARHFTGIDYDDLRKENAIWKFEGKEWAEDVDEENGNYDYLMFADIDHQHPEVKRDLFHWTWWLKSQLPQLGGLRLDAIKHYSYSFVREFLANIDRHVAPGPPGSPGTWFIVGEYWREDSEFLARYIEFMHHRLSLFDVQLVSNFSRISLASEHLQASPTGGGGGAPGITYGSRDTDLRTLFDDTLCIWKPHNAVSFVVNHDTQKGQSLETPIAPFFMPLAYSLILLRANAGVPCVFWSDLYGSFGVTSNDTPASEDAASPRDTPLPDPQHWKPPMCGGQVLPKLMLARRLWAYGTQYDYLDHPHCVGFTRTGHYSQSGGAGVACVMANWWEHASKRMYVGVEHAGEVWTDVLKFCPGEVMIDESGWGVFPVAARSVAVWVSRDAEGREGVDAFELDTDVYGFNQRHQEQVYENQRGPAVEEEPEDWMVAARGAAAEYLAMTGSD is encoded by the exons ATGAGCGCCTTCCTCGGTCTCGTCCCCCAATATCCCAGCCCAACCCTggagccaccaccaccctacGGCGGCACATCCTCCCAACTCCGGCCCCTCCGTCATCGCCGACCTGCTACTTCTCTCCCCAGCACTTACACCCCCTACCCGCCAGACGCACCATGTCCGCCCAACCGCACCATGGTCCAGGGGTTCGAGTGGTACTGCCCTCCGGATTTCCAACACTGGCGACGCCTGACCAAGATCATCCCTACGCTTGCCCAGCTCGGCATCACCCAGATCTGGATTCCACCCGCTTGTAAGGCCAGCTGGAAGACCGGTAACGGATATGACATCTACGACCTCTACGACCTAGGCGAGTTCGAGCAAAAAGGCTCTCGCAAGACGAAATGGGGCGGAAAGGAGGAACTCCAGCAGTTGGTGGCCGTCGGAGCTCAATACGGCGTCTCGGTGCTCTTCGACGCCGTGCTCAACCAcaaagccgccgccgacttCAAGGAGCCCGTCCTCGCCCGACGCGTGAACCCCAAGGACCGACGGGTGGTGCTAGACAGAAAGCCTACAGAGATTGAAGCCTGGACCGGCTACGATTTCCCAGGAAGACAGGGGATGTACTCCCCACTCCGCTGGTCGGCGCGACACTTTACGGGAATTGACTACGACGACCTGCGCAAGGAAAACGCCATCTGGAAGTTTGAAGGCAAAGAGTGGGCCGAGGACGTAGACGAAGAAAACGGAAACTACGATTACCTCATGTTTGCGGATATCGACCATCAGCACCCCGAAGTAAAGCGGGATCTTTTCCACTGGACATGGTGGCTGAAATCCCAACTGCCCCAACTCGGTGGATTGCGATTAGACGCCATCAAACACTACTCCTACTCCTTTGTCCGCGAATTTCTAGCCAACATCGACCGCCACGTCGCTCCTGGACCCCCTGGGAGCCCAGGGACGTGGTTCATCGTGGGCGAATACTGGCGCGAAGATTCCGAGTTTCTCGCGCGGTACATCGAATTTATGCACCACCGCTTGTCTCTCTTCGACGTGCAATTAGTCTCCAACTTCTCCCGCATCTCTTTAGCTTCCGAACACCTCCAAGCCTCTCCcaccggtggtggtggtggtgctccCGGGATCACGTACGGCAGCCGCGACACCGACCTCCGCACCTTATTCGACGACACCCTCTGCATCTGGAAACCGCACAACGCCGTCTCCTTTGTCGTTAACCACGACACACAAAAGGGCCAATCGCTCGAAACGCCCATAGCGCCCTTCTTCATGCCCCTCGCCTATTCGCTCATCTTACTTCGCGCCAACGCCGGTGTGCCCTGCGTGTTTTGGTCTGATCTCTACGGTTCCTTTGGCGTCACTTCCAATGACACCCCTGCCTCCGAAGACGCCGCGTCTCCTCGAGATACGCCCCTACCGGATCCCCAGCACTGGAAGCCACCAATGTGTGGCGGGCAAGTACTTCCAAAGTTGATGCTAGCGAGACGGTTGTGGGCGTACGGGACGCAGTACGATTACCTGGATCACCCGCATTGCGTTGGATTTACGAGAACGGGGCATTATAGTCAGTCTGGTGGGGCGGGCGTGGCGTGCGTGATGGCCAATTGGTGGGAACATGCTAGCAAGAGGATGTACGTGGGCGTGGAACATGCGGGTGAGGTGTGGACGGATGTGCTCAAGTTTTGTCCGGGCGAGGTGATGATTGATGAGTCAGGGTGGGGAGTGTTCCCTGTTGCGGCGAGGAGCGTGGCTGTGTGGGTCAGTAGAGATGCTGAAGGGCGGGAGGGGGTTGATGCGTTTGAATT ggaCACCGATGTTTATGGTTTCAACCAGAGGCATCAGGAGCAGGTGTACGAGAACCAGAGGGGCCCAGCAGTGGAGGAAGAGCCAGAGGATTGGATGGTTGCTGCGAGGGGGGCAGCGGCCGAGTACTTGGCCATGACAGGATCTGATTAG